A region of Pasteurellaceae bacterium Orientalotternb1 DNA encodes the following proteins:
- a CDS encoding peptide transporter: MKKLTQLSLLALAVASGSAMAAPKTFVYCLEASPSFLSPQLGTDGATLDSTGRAIFDKLTAFEPGTTNVVPGLAEKWDVSEDGKTYVFHLRKGVKFHSNKEFKPTREFNADDVLFSFNRQLEPNHPFHKVSGGNYEYFIGMDMQNIIDKVEKVDDYTVKISLKVANAPFLANLAMDFASILSAEYGDKMLKAGKPETVDNQPIGTGPFEFVSYQKDSTVRYKAFESYWKGKSKIDRLVFAITPDASVRYAKLKKGECHAMPYPNPADVEKLKNDKDITLLTRPGLNVGYLNFNTQKAPFDNVKVRQALSYAVNKDAIIEAVYQGAGQKAKNPIPPTMWSYNDDIKDYDYDPEKAKALLKEAGFEKGFETDLWAMPVSRPYNPNARRMAELIQADWEKVGVKAKIVSYEWGEYLKRMRAGDHQTGMMGWTGDNGDPDNFLNTLLSCAAVESGSNYAKFCHKPFNDLVTQAAQETDKQKRTDIYKQAQVVFKEQAPWITVAHSTTYFPVRKEVKGYVVSPFGVHDFYSVDLEK; the protein is encoded by the coding sequence ATGAAAAAGCTCACACAACTTTCTCTACTTGCATTAGCCGTCGCATCAGGTTCGGCGATGGCAGCCCCGAAAACTTTTGTTTACTGTTTAGAAGCCTCACCTTCTTTCTTGAGTCCACAGCTTGGTACTGATGGTGCGACCTTAGACTCAACAGGGCGAGCCATTTTTGATAAATTAACCGCATTTGAACCAGGTACAACGAACGTGGTGCCAGGTTTGGCGGAAAAATGGGATGTCTCTGAAGATGGCAAGACATATGTTTTCCATCTGCGTAAAGGGGTGAAATTCCATTCAAACAAAGAATTTAAACCCACTCGTGAGTTTAACGCAGACGATGTGTTGTTCTCTTTCAACCGTCAGTTAGAGCCAAATCACCCCTTCCACAAAGTATCAGGCGGTAACTACGAATACTTTATCGGGATGGATATGCAAAATATCATCGACAAAGTAGAAAAAGTAGATGATTACACCGTGAAAATCAGCTTAAAAGTGGCGAACGCTCCATTTTTAGCTAACTTGGCAATGGATTTCGCTTCTATTTTATCGGCGGAATACGGTGACAAAATGTTAAAAGCGGGCAAGCCTGAAACCGTGGATAACCAACCAATCGGCACAGGTCCATTTGAATTTGTCTCTTATCAAAAAGACTCCACTGTGCGTTACAAAGCCTTTGAGAGTTACTGGAAAGGTAAATCAAAAATTGATCGCTTAGTGTTTGCGATTACGCCAGATGCGTCAGTGCGTTATGCGAAACTGAAAAAAGGCGAGTGCCACGCAATGCCATATCCGAACCCAGCGGATGTAGAAAAACTGAAAAATGATAAAGACATCACTCTTCTCACTCGCCCTGGTTTGAACGTCGGTTACTTAAACTTCAACACTCAAAAAGCCCCGTTTGATAACGTGAAAGTACGTCAAGCGTTGAGCTATGCGGTGAATAAAGATGCGATCATCGAAGCGGTGTATCAAGGTGCAGGTCAAAAAGCGAAAAACCCAATCCCACCAACAATGTGGTCTTACAATGACGACATCAAAGACTACGATTATGATCCAGAAAAAGCTAAAGCGTTGCTGAAAGAAGCGGGCTTTGAAAAGGGCTTTGAGACAGATTTATGGGCGATGCCTGTTTCTCGTCCATACAACCCGAACGCACGCCGTATGGCGGAGCTTATCCAAGCAGACTGGGAAAAAGTAGGCGTGAAAGCGAAAATCGTGAGCTATGAATGGGGTGAATACCTCAAACGGATGCGTGCAGGCGACCACCAAACAGGTATGATGGGGTGGACGGGCGATAACGGTGACCCAGATAACTTCTTAAATACCTTGTTAAGCTGTGCGGCGGTTGAATCAGGTTCTAACTATGCGAAATTCTGTCACAAACCGTTTAATGATTTAGTGACCCAAGCAGCACAAGAAACCGATAAACAAAAACGTACCGACATTTACAAACAAGCTCAAGTGGTGTTCAAAGAGCAAGCCCCGTGGATTACCGTGGCTCACTCAACTACCTACTTCCCTGTGCGTAAAGAAGTCAAAGGCTATGTGGTTAGCCCGTTCGGTGTTCACGATTTCTATTCCGTGGATCTCGAAAAATAA
- a CDS encoding dipeptide ABC transporter permease DppC, translating into MSSIEIASPAPKTPLQEFWHYFCQNHGAVVGLAFIVVVFLASMFASVIAPFDPIEQNRTALLLPPMWFEGGNSAYILGTDDIGRDILSRIIYGARLSVFIGLIIVLLSCVFGVILGLLAGYYGGMIDIIIMRFVDIMLAIPSLLLTIGVVTILGPSLMNAAIAIAVVSIPSYVRLTRASVLSEKNRDYVTASRVAGAGVWRLMFIVILPNCLAPLIVQMTMGISNAILELAALGFLGIGAQPPTPELGTMLAESRGFMQSANWLVTIPGLAILSLVLAFNLMGDGLRDALDPKLKQ; encoded by the coding sequence ATGTCTAGTATTGAAATTGCATCCCCTGCACCTAAAACGCCGTTGCAGGAATTTTGGCACTACTTTTGCCAAAATCATGGGGCGGTGGTTGGTTTGGCGTTTATCGTCGTGGTATTTTTGGCGAGTATGTTTGCAAGCGTTATTGCTCCTTTTGACCCAATCGAACAAAACCGTACGGCATTATTGCTGCCGCCGATGTGGTTTGAAGGGGGGAACAGTGCCTATATTTTGGGTACGGACGACATCGGTCGGGATATTCTTTCTCGTATCATTTATGGAGCGAGATTGTCGGTGTTTATTGGGCTGATTATCGTGCTGCTTTCTTGTGTGTTCGGCGTGATTTTGGGCTTGCTGGCGGGGTATTACGGTGGAATGATTGATATTATCATTATGCGATTTGTCGATATTATGTTGGCGATCCCAAGTCTGCTTTTGACCATTGGTGTGGTGACTATTCTTGGGCCTTCTCTAATGAATGCTGCGATTGCGATTGCGGTGGTGTCGATCCCAAGTTATGTACGTTTAACCCGTGCATCAGTGTTGAGTGAAAAAAATCGCGATTATGTCACCGCTTCTCGTGTGGCAGGTGCAGGAGTGTGGCGATTGATGTTTATTGTGATTTTACCAAACTGTTTAGCACCACTTATCGTACAAATGACGATGGGAATTTCTAACGCAATCTTAGAACTCGCTGCCCTTGGCTTTTTGGGGATCGGGGCACAGCCACCAACGCCAGAGCTTGGCACGATGCTCGCCGAATCTCGTGGTTTTATGCAGTCGGCAAACTGGCTGGTTACTATTCCTGGCTTAGCGATTTTATCTTTGGTATTAGCGTTTAACTTAATGGGCGATGGCTTGCGTGATGCTCTTGACCCGAAATTAAAACAGTAG
- the dppF gene encoding dipeptide ABC transporter ATP-binding protein (Part of the ABC transporter complex DppABCDF involved in the transport of dipeptides) yields MQNTNQTPPLLDAVALKKYYPVKKGLFSKPKLVKAVDGVSFRLEKGKTLAVVGESGCGKSTLGRMLTMIECPTEGELFYNGQNFLENDRETVKLRRKKIQIVFQNPYASLNPRKKIGTILEEPLLINTDLTATERKEKVLAMMAKVGLKPEFYDRYPHMFSGGQRQRIAIARGLMLEPDIVVADEPVSALDVSVRAQVLNLMMELQEEMGLSYVFISHDLSVVEHIADEVMVMYLGRVVEQGDTKTIFSNPRHPYTQALLSATPRLNPEHRRERIKLTGELPSPLNPPKGCAFHARCRLATERCSQERPELKTYPDGAKIACFMVE; encoded by the coding sequence ATGCAAAATACCAATCAAACCCCACCGCTTCTCGATGCGGTGGCACTCAAAAAATATTATCCCGTTAAAAAAGGACTATTTTCTAAACCGAAATTAGTCAAAGCGGTGGATGGCGTGTCGTTCCGCCTGGAAAAAGGCAAAACCCTTGCCGTTGTCGGCGAGTCGGGTTGTGGCAAATCGACGTTAGGACGAATGCTGACGATGATTGAATGCCCAACGGAAGGCGAACTGTTCTACAACGGGCAAAATTTCTTGGAAAACGATCGAGAAACGGTGAAATTACGCCGCAAAAAAATCCAAATCGTATTCCAAAATCCCTATGCGTCGCTCAATCCCCGCAAAAAAATTGGAACCATTTTAGAAGAACCGCTGTTGATTAACACCGATCTCACTGCCACTGAACGCAAAGAAAAAGTGTTGGCGATGATGGCGAAAGTCGGTTTGAAACCAGAGTTTTATGACCGCTATCCGCATATGTTTTCGGGGGGGCAACGCCAGCGGATTGCTATCGCTCGAGGCTTAATGCTTGAGCCTGATATCGTGGTGGCGGATGAACCCGTTTCGGCACTTGATGTGTCGGTGCGAGCCCAAGTGCTGAATCTGATGATGGAATTACAGGAAGAAATGGGCTTGTCCTATGTGTTCATTTCCCACGATTTGTCGGTGGTTGAGCATATCGCTGATGAAGTTATGGTGATGTATCTCGGGCGAGTAGTAGAGCAGGGCGATACTAAAACGATTTTCAGCAACCCTCGCCACCCTTATACCCAAGCATTGTTATCGGCAACCCCAAGACTGAATCCAGAGCATCGCCGTGAGCGAATTAAACTAACGGGCGAGCTTCCAAGCCCACTCAACCCACCAAAAGGCTGTGCTTTCCACGCTCGTTGCCGTTTAGCTACAGAACGTTGTAGCCAAGAACGGCCAGAACTTAAAACCTACCCAGACGGTGCCAAAATTGCTTGTTTTATGGTGGAGTAA
- a CDS encoding phosphoribosylamine--glycine ligase, protein MKVLIIGNGGREHALAWKASQSPLVNKVFVAPGNAGTALEQGIENVAISATNVPALVEFAQQNDIALTIVGPEAPLVIGVVDAFRAKGLKIFGPTQAAAQLEGSKAFTKDFLARHHIPTAEYQNFTEVEPALAYLREKGAPIVIKADGLAAGKGVIVAMTLAEAEQAVKEMLSGNAFGEAGSRVVIEEFLDGEEASFIVMVDGKNVEPMATSQDHKRVGESDKGLNTGGMGAYSPAPVVTAEIHQRVMDEVIYPTVYGMAAEGNEYTGFLYAGLMIMPNGQPKVIEFNCRFGDPETQPIMLRLQSDLVELCLKACDGKLDEIQSKWCEQAALGIVLAAEGYPADYRKGDEISGIPTEAKDDEKVFLAGVELKDGKLLTNGGRVLCATALGNSVFDAQQKALGLSEQIQWQGRFYRRDIGYRAVAREQG, encoded by the coding sequence ATGAAAGTGTTAATTATTGGTAACGGCGGACGCGAACACGCCTTGGCGTGGAAAGCGTCTCAGTCACCATTGGTAAATAAAGTATTTGTTGCCCCTGGTAATGCAGGAACAGCCTTGGAACAAGGCATTGAGAATGTGGCGATTTCTGCCACCAATGTACCTGCGTTGGTGGAATTTGCCCAGCAAAACGACATTGCTTTAACCATTGTCGGCCCCGAAGCCCCGCTAGTGATTGGTGTGGTAGATGCGTTCCGTGCCAAAGGCTTAAAAATTTTCGGTCCAACTCAAGCAGCGGCACAGTTGGAAGGCTCCAAAGCTTTCACTAAAGATTTCTTGGCTCGCCACCACATTCCAACAGCGGAATATCAGAACTTTACTGAAGTTGAGCCAGCACTCGCCTATTTGCGTGAAAAAGGTGCTCCGATTGTGATTAAAGCCGATGGTTTAGCGGCGGGCAAAGGCGTGATTGTGGCGATGACCTTAGCTGAAGCCGAACAAGCGGTAAAAGAGATGCTCTCAGGCAATGCGTTTGGCGAGGCGGGCAGCCGTGTAGTGATTGAAGAATTTTTAGACGGCGAAGAAGCCAGTTTCATCGTAATGGTCGATGGCAAAAATGTTGAGCCAATGGCAACTAGCCAAGATCACAAACGGGTTGGAGAAAGCGATAAAGGCTTGAACACAGGCGGAATGGGGGCTTACTCGCCTGCTCCAGTGGTAACTGCCGAGATTCACCAGCGGGTAATGGACGAAGTGATTTACCCAACGGTGTATGGTATGGCGGCAGAAGGCAATGAATATACGGGCTTTTTGTATGCAGGCTTGATGATTATGCCAAACGGTCAGCCAAAAGTGATCGAATTTAACTGCCGTTTTGGCGACCCAGAAACTCAACCGATTATGTTGCGTTTACAATCGGATTTAGTCGAACTCTGCTTAAAAGCCTGTGATGGCAAATTAGACGAAATCCAATCAAAATGGTGTGAACAAGCGGCTCTGGGTATCGTACTTGCTGCTGAAGGCTACCCAGCGGATTATCGCAAAGGCGATGAAATTTCGGGTATCCCTACCGAAGCGAAAGACGATGAAAAAGTCTTTTTAGCAGGGGTTGAACTCAAAGACGGCAAACTGCTCACCAACGGCGGACGAGTACTTTGTGCCACCGCATTGGGCAACAGCGTGTTTGATGCTCAACAAAAAGCCCTCGGTCTTTCCGAACAAATCCAATGGCAAGGTAGATTCTACCGCCGTGATATCGGCTATCGTGCCGTGGCCCGTGAACAAGGCTAA
- a CDS encoding energy-dependent translational throttle protein EttA translates to MSTQFVYTMHRVGKVVPPKRHILKDISLSFFPGAKIGVLGLNGAGKSTLLRIMAGIDKEIEGEARPQPGIKIGYLPQEPKLEPQQTVREAIEEAVGEVKQALTRLDEVYGLYADPDADFDKLAAEQAELEAIIQAHDGHNLENQLERAADALRLPDWDAKIEHLSGGERRRVALCRLLLEKPDMLLLDEPTNHLDAESVAWLERFLHDYEGTVVAITHDRYFLDNVAGWILELDRGEGIPWEGNYSSWLEQKEKRLAQEQAAESARQKSIEKELEWVRQNPKGRQAKSKARMARFEELNSGEYQKRNETNELFIPPGPRLGDKVIEVQNLTKSYGDRTLIDNLSFSIPKGAIVGIIGANGAGKSTLFRMLSGQEQADSGTITLGETVVMASVDQFRDAMDDKKTVWEEVSGGLDIMRIGNFEIPSRAYVGRFNFKGVDQQKRVGELSGGERGRLHLAKLLQVGGNVLLLDEPTNDLDVETLRALENAILEFPGCAMVISHDRWFLDRIATHILDYGDEGKVTFYEGNFSDYEEWKKKTFGADAVQPHRIKYKRIAK, encoded by the coding sequence ATGTCCACGCAATTTGTCTATACAATGCATCGTGTCGGTAAAGTTGTACCGCCGAAACGACATATTTTAAAAGATATTTCTTTGAGCTTTTTCCCTGGGGCGAAAATCGGGGTGCTCGGTTTAAACGGGGCGGGTAAATCGACCTTACTTCGCATTATGGCAGGGATCGATAAAGAGATCGAAGGGGAAGCTCGTCCACAACCAGGGATTAAAATCGGCTATTTGCCACAAGAACCGAAACTTGAACCGCAACAAACTGTGCGTGAAGCCATTGAAGAAGCCGTTGGCGAGGTGAAACAGGCGTTAACTCGTTTAGATGAAGTTTATGGTTTATACGCTGATCCTGATGCGGATTTCGATAAACTCGCTGCAGAACAGGCGGAATTGGAAGCCATTATCCAAGCTCACGACGGACACAACTTGGAAAATCAATTAGAACGTGCCGCCGATGCGTTACGTTTACCAGATTGGGACGCTAAAATCGAGCATTTATCAGGGGGGGAGCGTCGTCGTGTGGCACTTTGTCGCTTATTGCTCGAAAAACCCGATATGTTGTTGCTCGATGAACCAACCAACCATTTAGATGCGGAATCGGTGGCGTGGCTAGAACGCTTCCTACACGACTACGAAGGCACGGTGGTGGCAATCACCCACGACCGCTACTTCTTAGATAACGTGGCAGGTTGGATCTTAGAACTTGACCGTGGTGAAGGTATTCCTTGGGAAGGCAACTACTCGTCTTGGTTGGAGCAGAAAGAGAAACGTTTAGCTCAAGAACAAGCGGCAGAATCCGCTCGTCAAAAATCGATTGAAAAAGAGTTGGAATGGGTACGTCAAAATCCAAAAGGTCGTCAAGCGAAAAGCAAAGCGCGTATGGCTCGCTTTGAAGAGCTTAACAGCGGTGAATATCAAAAACGTAATGAAACCAATGAGTTATTTATTCCACCAGGTCCACGCTTAGGCGATAAAGTGATCGAAGTGCAAAATCTGACCAAATCTTACGGCGACCGCACTTTAATCGACAACCTCTCTTTCAGCATTCCGAAAGGGGCGATTGTGGGTATTATCGGGGCGAACGGGGCTGGTAAATCGACCTTATTCCGTATGCTTTCAGGACAGGAACAGGCAGACAGTGGCACGATTACCCTTGGCGAAACCGTAGTAATGGCATCGGTCGATCAGTTCCGTGATGCGATGGATGACAAGAAAACCGTGTGGGAAGAAGTCTCTGGTGGCTTAGATATTATGCGAATCGGCAACTTTGAAATCCCAAGCCGTGCCTACGTTGGACGCTTCAACTTCAAAGGCGTGGATCAACAAAAACGGGTTGGCGAACTTTCGGGCGGTGAACGTGGGCGTTTACACTTGGCGAAATTGTTACAAGTGGGCGGAAACGTCTTGCTACTGGACGAACCCACCAACGATTTAGACGTTGAAACCTTGCGTGCGTTGGAAAATGCGATCTTAGAATTCCCTGGCTGTGCGATGGTGATTTCCCACGACCGCTGGTTCTTAGACCGTATCGCCACCCATATTCTTGACTACGGCGATGAAGGCAAAGTCACGTTCTACGAAGGTAACTTCTCCGACTACGAAGAGTGGAAAAAGAAAACCTTCGGTGCTGATGCGGTGCAACCACATCGCATTAAATACAAACGCATTGCAAAGTAG
- a CDS encoding sodium:proton antiporter: MLSNEVVVSIIVLLALSLMRINVVIALIIAALTCGLFGNTADGMALGEALTTTVKSFTSGLGGGAETAMNYAVLGAFAVALSKSGVTDLLAYKVIQSFGKRPSGRSVFWFKYAILFTLVAFAMSSQNVIPVHIAFIPIVVPPLLSVFNQLNIDRRAVACAITFGLTATYMLIPAGFGQIFIENILVKNINQAGQSFGLVADVGEVTKAMAIPVTGMILGLLTALFISYRKPRSYVEGGAVAVEDIESRVKNVTPFNIAISIAAILATCFVQLSTNSTILGGLVGLAIFALGGVFKLKQSNDLFQDGLRLMAMIGFVMIAASGYANVVNSTGGVGELVESLKGAISSKEMAAFLMLLVGLFITMGIGSSFSTVPIIATIYVPLCMSFGFSPLATISIVGVAAALGDAGSPASDSTLGPTSGLNADGKHDHIWDSVVPTFLHYNLPLLAFGWIAAMIL, encoded by the coding sequence TTGCTATCAAATGAAGTGGTAGTCTCGATTATTGTGTTGCTCGCATTGAGTTTAATGCGGATCAACGTGGTGATCGCACTGATTATCGCCGCACTCACTTGCGGTTTATTCGGCAATACTGCTGATGGAATGGCTCTCGGGGAGGCACTGACCACTACGGTAAAAAGTTTCACTAGCGGATTAGGTGGCGGGGCAGAAACCGCAATGAATTATGCCGTACTCGGTGCATTCGCCGTGGCGTTGTCGAAATCGGGCGTAACGGATTTACTCGCTTACAAAGTCATTCAAAGTTTTGGTAAACGTCCGTCGGGGCGTTCAGTGTTCTGGTTCAAATATGCGATTTTATTCACTTTAGTCGCCTTTGCGATGTCATCTCAAAATGTGATCCCCGTTCACATCGCCTTTATCCCAATCGTTGTACCGCCATTATTGAGCGTTTTCAATCAACTCAACATTGACCGTCGTGCCGTTGCTTGTGCGATTACCTTCGGTTTAACGGCGACTTATATGTTGATACCCGCAGGCTTCGGGCAAATCTTTATCGAAAACATTTTAGTGAAAAATATCAACCAAGCGGGTCAATCTTTTGGTTTAGTTGCAGATGTGGGTGAAGTCACCAAAGCAATGGCAATTCCAGTAACTGGAATGATTTTGGGCTTACTCACTGCACTCTTTATCTCTTACCGTAAACCACGCAGCTACGTTGAAGGCGGTGCTGTGGCGGTAGAAGACATTGAAAGCCGTGTGAAAAACGTCACGCCGTTTAACATCGCCATCAGCATAGCCGCAATTTTAGCCACCTGCTTTGTGCAACTTTCCACCAATTCAACGATTTTGGGCGGTTTAGTCGGCTTGGCAATCTTCGCTTTAGGCGGTGTGTTCAAACTCAAACAAAGCAACGATCTTTTCCAAGACGGCTTGCGTTTAATGGCGATGATCGGCTTTGTGATGATTGCCGCATCAGGTTATGCCAATGTGGTGAACTCAACGGGCGGCGTGGGTGAATTAGTTGAAAGCTTAAAAGGGGCGATTAGCTCGAAAGAAATGGCAGCTTTCTTAATGTTGTTGGTCGGTTTGTTCATTACAATGGGGATCGGCTCATCATTCTCAACTGTGCCAATTATCGCCACCATTTATGTGCCACTTTGTATGTCATTCGGCTTCTCACCACTGGCGACCATTTCGATTGTGGGCGTAGCGGCTGCCTTGGGTGATGCAGGATCTCCTGCCTCAGACTCAACCCTTGGTCCAACTTCAGGCTTGAATGCAGACGGTAAACACGATCACATTTGGGATTCCGTTGTGCCGACTTTCTTACACTACAACTTGCCATTATTAGCATTCGGTTGGATTGCAGCAATGATTCTCTAA
- a CDS encoding Fe-S biogenesis protein NfuA, giving the protein MNITISDAAQSHFRKLLDQQEEGTNIRIFVVNPGTPAAECGVSYCPPNAVEATDTEIKFAQFSAFVDEISLPFLDEAEIDYVTDAMGAQLTMKAPNAKMKKVADDAPFIERLDYVIQTQINPQLASHGGRVTLIDITDDKYAVLQFGGGCNGCSMVDVTLKEGIEKQLLAMFPEELVGVKDATEHQHGEHSYY; this is encoded by the coding sequence ATGAATATTACCATTTCAGACGCGGCACAAAGCCACTTCCGAAAACTGCTCGATCAGCAAGAAGAAGGCACGAATATCCGCATTTTTGTGGTCAACCCTGGCACACCAGCTGCAGAATGCGGTGTCTCTTATTGCCCGCCCAATGCAGTAGAAGCGACCGATACCGAAATAAAATTTGCTCAATTTTCTGCCTTTGTTGATGAAATTAGCCTACCTTTTTTAGACGAAGCTGAAATTGATTATGTCACGGACGCAATGGGGGCACAGCTCACCATGAAAGCCCCAAATGCGAAAATGAAAAAAGTGGCGGACGATGCCCCGTTCATTGAGCGTTTAGATTATGTGATCCAAACCCAAATTAACCCGCAACTTGCTAGCCACGGCGGGCGTGTTACCTTGATTGACATCACCGATGATAAATACGCCGTCTTACAATTCGGCGGTGGCTGTAACGGCTGCTCAATGGTGGACGTGACCTTAAAAGAAGGGATTGAAAAACAACTGCTTGCGATGTTCCCTGAAGAACTCGTTGGCGTGAAAGATGCGACTGAACACCAACACGGCGAGCATTCTTACTACTAA
- a CDS encoding dipeptide ABC transporter ATP-binding protein — protein sequence MALLEVNELSVHFGDQKAPFKAVDRISYTVNEGEVLGIVGESGSGKSVSSLAIMGLIDYPGKVYANALQFNGNDLLALSAKEKQKIVGADVSMIFQDAMTSLNPSYTVGFQIMEALKVHQGGSRQWRKERAIELLTMVGIPDPTSRLDVYPHQLSGGMSQRVMIAMAIACNPKLLIADEPTTALDVTIQAQIIDLLLELQRKENMALILITHDLALVAESAHRIIVMYAGQVVEEGRAEEIFKSPLHPYTQALLRALPEFAEGKSRLQSLPGVVPGKYDRPQGCLLNPRCPYATDLCRTQEPVLHQLNGRQVKCHTPLDVNGVPSTI from the coding sequence ATGGCATTATTAGAAGTAAACGAACTTTCCGTTCATTTTGGTGATCAAAAAGCCCCATTTAAAGCGGTGGATCGCATCAGTTATACGGTCAATGAAGGCGAAGTATTAGGCATCGTGGGCGAATCTGGTTCAGGTAAATCGGTCAGCTCACTGGCGATAATGGGCTTGATTGATTACCCTGGCAAAGTGTATGCCAACGCTTTGCAATTCAATGGCAATGATTTGTTGGCGTTGAGTGCCAAAGAGAAGCAGAAAATCGTTGGAGCGGATGTGTCGATGATTTTCCAAGATGCAATGACCAGTCTCAACCCAAGCTACACCGTTGGCTTTCAAATTATGGAAGCGTTGAAAGTGCACCAAGGCGGCAGCCGTCAATGGCGAAAAGAACGAGCGATTGAACTGTTGACGATGGTAGGCATTCCTGATCCGACTTCTCGTTTAGACGTTTATCCCCACCAACTTTCTGGCGGGATGAGCCAGCGGGTGATGATCGCAATGGCGATTGCTTGTAATCCAAAACTATTGATTGCAGATGAACCCACCACGGCATTAGACGTTACCATTCAAGCTCAAATCATTGATTTGCTGTTGGAATTGCAACGCAAAGAGAATATGGCGTTGATTTTAATCACCCACGATTTAGCCTTGGTTGCTGAATCAGCTCACCGCATTATTGTGATGTACGCAGGGCAAGTGGTGGAAGAGGGGCGAGCGGAAGAAATTTTCAAATCTCCGTTACACCCTTACACTCAAGCATTGTTGCGTGCTTTGCCCGAGTTTGCGGAAGGCAAATCTCGCTTGCAGTCGCTCCCTGGAGTTGTGCCTGGGAAATACGACCGCCCGCAAGGCTGCCTACTTAACCCACGCTGCCCGTATGCCACCGACCTCTGCCGCACCCAAGAGCCTGTATTACACCAGCTCAATGGCAGACAAGTGAAATGCCATACGCCGTTGGATGTGAATGGTGTGCCAAGTACGATTTAA
- a CDS encoding peptide ABC transporter permease (transports peptides consisting of two or three amino acids), with translation MFQFIIKRILMVIPTFLAITLITFALVHLIPGDPIEIRMGERGLTPEIHAQMMQQLGLDRPLHEQYFSYIKGVLQGDLGNSFRNNEPVLKEFFTLFPATVELAFFALGWSLVGGVILGVIAAVKKESWISHIVTSLSLTGYSMPIFWWGLILILYVSTPLGLPASGRLPSEYWIEAETGFMLIDTWNSDEPGAFLAAIKSLVLPAVVLGTIPLAIITRMTRSSMLEVLGEDYIRTAKAKGLNTTRIVIIHALRNALIPVVTVVGLIIGQLLSGAVLTENIFSWPGIGKWVIDAINSRDYPVLQGSVLIIATLIILVNLAVDLIYGVVNPRIRHN, from the coding sequence ATGTTTCAATTTATTATTAAGCGTATTTTAATGGTAATTCCAACTTTCTTGGCGATTACCTTAATTACTTTTGCGTTAGTGCATTTAATCCCTGGTGATCCAATTGAGATCCGAATGGGTGAACGTGGGCTTACTCCTGAAATTCACGCTCAAATGATGCAGCAACTCGGTTTAGATCGCCCGTTGCATGAGCAGTATTTCAGCTATATTAAAGGCGTGTTGCAAGGCGATCTCGGCAATTCCTTCCGCAATAACGAGCCTGTGTTAAAAGAATTCTTTACACTTTTCCCTGCCACTGTTGAGTTGGCATTTTTTGCGTTGGGTTGGTCTCTCGTGGGCGGGGTGATTTTAGGGGTGATTGCCGCCGTGAAAAAAGAGTCGTGGATTTCACATATCGTGACCTCTCTGTCTCTCACGGGCTATTCAATGCCAATTTTTTGGTGGGGCTTAATTTTGATTTTATATGTTTCCACCCCACTTGGCTTGCCTGCATCGGGGCGTTTGCCATCGGAATATTGGATCGAAGCCGAAACAGGCTTTATGTTGATTGACACCTGGAACTCGGACGAGCCAGGGGCGTTTTTAGCGGCGATTAAATCGCTAGTCTTACCTGCCGTAGTACTCGGTACTATTCCGCTTGCGATCATCACCCGTATGACTCGTTCTTCAATGTTAGAAGTACTTGGCGAAGACTATATTCGCACCGCCAAAGCCAAAGGCTTGAATACCACTCGCATTGTGATTATTCACGCCTTACGCAATGCGTTAATCCCAGTAGTGACTGTGGTTGGCTTGATTATCGGGCAGCTTTTATCGGGAGCCGTTTTAACCGAAAATATTTTCTCGTGGCCAGGTATCGGTAAATGGGTGATCGATGCCATCAACTCTCGTGATTACCCCGTGTTACAAGGCTCGGTGTTGATTATCGCAACCTTAATCATCTTAGTAAATTTAGCGGTAGATCTGATCTACGGCGTAGTGAATCCAAGGATTCGACATAACTAA